The window GCAGGAAGCCCGCCGCAGCCCGCTTGCCGGTCTGTTTTTGCCTGGCTGTGCATCAAGCACCATGGCACGACAGCAAAAGGCGACCAAGGTGCAGCAAGGCAGCGGCGCGTGAGGGATTTGCCTCGGTTCTGTGGCTTTTTTTTATCATATGAACTTGCAGTTGATCAAGGCAGGAAGATGGGCGGAAGAGATggtgaaagagagagagaaacgcGGGGCAGCTATCCGTGGTAAGACAGGGTAGGTAATCTATGAGACTGGTCTGGACTGAGATTGATGTTTCGCcgggcaccaccaccgtgaACCAAACCCCGGGCTGAGCCGAAGGTTGGTACTTGGGTAACTATACGGCCTGGGGACTTATCCATCTGATATTAGATTGTTACGCCGTGGATTAAATTACAATGCAGCAGTCGTCATATGAGGTCTAGACAGGATTAAGGGGTGTGCGTGCTGTGCGTGGTGGGCGTCACCACACCCTCTCGTGAGGACAAGAAAGAAACTAAACGGTTTGATCTACTCGATTGTTTATGCGCGCGGGAAGATCAGATGGCTGTGGAGGATTCATGCCTGCCTTGGCTTTGTTTCGTGACGTCCCCTTTTGTCGTCTTCTCTTCCCCACACCGGCCGGCAGTTTTTATCACGCAAGGGCTCGTTTTGCTTTCTTCCAAGTTCTTGGACCAAGCAAGGGACACTTGTGGCGGACCAACgcgaggggggaaagggggaaagaTCGTCGTTTGTTTGGAAATGCAGGTGAtcgtttttggtggtggatgatgtcTGGGACGCTAGCGAGTTATGTGTTTATCCtattgttggtggtggtggagtggtggagtggtggtggtggtggtggtggtggtggtgactcctggagaggagagggggtgtATTTACCGACCTAGCAGGGGGCGTGGGAAAGgtcttgtcttttttcttctgtctcGCTGTTGTCTTGGAGTGTTGTGATGTTGTTTCTGATAACCAAAACATGAAATCTGGGGGGGggcaagcaaaaagaaattATGATGCAGTGAACCAGACAATGACTGATCAATGGGAGctgatgtgtgtgttgtgttgttgctTAAGCGAGGCAACAAAGGGATGAAAGAATGTCTCTGTCGGACCCAAAAATATATTTCATGATGTCTTGTCTTGGGGACATACGATGGTGCTTTTGCTCTGGGTGGACGGTATATGGCATTCCAAGAGGAGATGTGTTCTGGACTCATCAGCACACCACACCagaccacaccacaccacaccacatcACACCACACTACACCACACTacaccaaaccaaaccaccatACCATTCTTCCTCCCTTTGTCAATGATGGACATTTTTGATGTGAAGAGGGTACAAACAAGCAGAGCGGACGGGCAGGCAActtggttggttttgggatttgggggtggtgcttgCTGCTCCGTCCCGCTCCGTCCCGTTTGGCGGCGGGCTTGAGCGTCGGGGCGATTCCATAGGGTGGGGGCTTACGGATACAGGGCACTGTGTGTAATTttggtggaagggggcaGTGTACGGTTTGATACGCAGGCAGAGACGCTGCCTAATGGGGTAAGAGTGGGCTTGTTTAAGATTAATTACACACGATTTCACGCTGAGGGCAGCGAAATACAGTCTTGTAACGGTCGGGTTGATTGACCATCAGGGAGGTCCGTCTTTGAAAGATTGGTCATCATCAGCGTTGGCCTCTGAGTgtgttgacgacgacgacgacgacgacgacgacaacagaGTGAAAACAATCAAAGCTGTCGCagagttgttggagaggcTAAGGGAAACTCGCCGGGGTATTTGAATTGTGAGTAGATATTCACAGTCATTTGAGTTTGCTAGCGTGAGGGTTGAGGTGAATATGTGCCCGATATGTTTccggagaagagggaagatGTGCGTATTTAAATGTCCAGAGTGGAAGGACAAAGAGATCACAAGAGTTCCTGACGTGTAGAGATATTTCATTATCAGATTTCGCACTTTCTGATTTGATTAGGTATGTGGTGTTGGATTGTgaagttgaggttggatTCAAGGTTGGAACTTTCGACAGCCACAAGGAAGCTCTCGCTGGGTTGGATCACAACTTGCTTCTACGACTATCACTGATGAAAATCACTAACCAGAAATCAATCAATGGGCGGGAATCCAGATGCTAACGAGAATGCTTTCCCAGATATTTGTACTCCATCACCACGACCGGCCCGTCAGCACCGTTCAACCATCCATATCACTGACCTGCTGATCACGTAGCCAGCTGGCTCTCCTCAGCCGaaaccctcaccatctcaacaTGGCCGATCACCCTCACACTCACGGTTCCCATCATGGCCACTCCCACGGACACTCTCACGATCATGGTCGCTCCCACGCTCACGGCCACGGAGAGACTCAAAACAGGGAGTACTTCAAGTACGTCACCCTTCACTCCCCCAGACATTGTTCCCGGTTGCTAACGTTCGAGCGAAGTCAACAAGCATCCTCTTACGACTCCAAGCACGAGAAAACCCTCGACAAGCTGGTTGAAGAGATCAGGAAGCGGATCGATTTCATTGGTGTTGAGTGGGCTGACGAGGAGACCtccggcgacgaggaggagaaaaaagatAACAacagggagaagaaggaggtgagggaggtgaggttgttggattATGCTTGTGGGACCGGACTTGGTGAGTCTCTGCATATATCCAAAACACAGAGAGGACAAGGCTGACACGTGTTGATGACGGTAGTTTCGAGGGTATGGTACCTTTTACTCAACCGGTATGGAAAACCCATATGCTGATGTGACTATATAGGCTCTTACTCCGTATACCACCCAGTGTGTCGGCATTGATTTGTCCGAGAATATGGTCCGTCCTCTTCCTGGTGCTGAGCTTGCTTCGGAGGCAAACAAGCACACATCACACATGGCTGACAGGAAGAAACCAGGTGGCTACCTACAATGCCAAAGCCGCAAACCAGGTAAGTTTTGAACCGGGTTCCCCCGCCTTCTTCAGCCCCTTTATCGCTGCCAgtcaaccaacccccatcaccaactacACCCAGTCCTTGATCCCCACACCTCACCTCCATCTATCCCCTTTacgccctccccctttcaCAAGCCAGTGCTAACATCCGTCCCCCAAAGGGCCTGACCCCCGAAGAAATGCACGCCCACGTCGGCAACCTGTGCCTCCCCACTGACTCCCCTTCCTAccccacccaaacccaactcttctcctcctccgacttcttctccttcgacCTAGCAGCCATCTGCCTAGGCTTCCACCACTTCGACGACCCTCCCCTCGCAGCCCGCCGCCTCGTTGAGCGCCTCAGGCCCGGCTCCGGCGTGCTCATGATTCTGGACTTCCTCCCCCACGAAAAGATGGACGCCTCCCATCCTGCCTCTGGCACTGTCATCCACCACGGCTTTTCCAAGGAGCAGATCCAGAAGATCTTTGAAGATGCCGGAGCAGGAGAGCATTTCGCCTTTGAAGAGCTGGCGGTTGTTTTCAACAAAGCTGCggggacgagggaggagatgaagaggaagatttTCATGGCCagggggacgaggagggcggagtAGAGTCATGCCATGCCGGTGAGGGTCAAAATCAGTGTTGAAGGACTGAACAAGATAGGATTGTAGAATGAACTATGTTGGCTTACCTGTCCCCTTACATTGAAACGTCGCTTTGTCTGCCGCAGGACCACAAATCACAACAAAAAAGCAATCAGACGCAGTGAAACATTGTCTACCCATCACTACCTAGCCTCGGTCTAACGAATGCCGTTTTCATAACACCATCCCATGCTTCTGCGTTCTACCGGAATACAAAACATTGAACCCAATGACAGTCTGCGTCTGATAAAGCCCCACCCATACCAACGCCCTTTCTCCTGGTGCTATGCCGTCATGTCTGCGTAAAAGGACAAAGTGATTTGCGGATGAGAGTCGCCTACTCCATGACACCCTCGGCGGTGGGCAGGGGGATGGCCTTGTAAAGGCAGATGAGCGCAGAGTGGGACTCGCCGCCTCCAGCAAGGGCATCGATCTTGTCCGACGTCACCTCGGTAACCTTGTCATCGttgaaccaccaccacttgccGTCCTCAGGGCCGACTTTTCCAGTCACAGGATCCTTGGGcccggccttcttgatgtaCGCCGTGTAATGACCGCTGTCGGCACTGGCACCCTGATGAGTGACAACGCCGCGAAGTTCATAGATGCCAGACTGATTGGCGCCGTCGTCTTTGCGCAGCTCGGGGTCGATGAGGGAGTtgagctccttcttggccgcgAGGAGCGCAGCGTCTTTCTCGGCCTCGAACTCGGCATCAGTCTTGAAACTCTCGCCCATCTCCACGTCACCATCAGCCGACGTGGACggcttctttcccttctccttcttctcctgttccttcttctcctcgggcgTCTGGTCCTCGACGGGGTTTCTCTTGCGACGCTTACGGGCCCgctcgacatcctcctcctccttgcgcACCTCGCGAACCTTGTCACGGACTGGAACAAGAGCCTTCCTCAAGTCGTCGGTGCAGAACTCGACCACGTCCAGCTCGTGCGGGAAGGTCACCTTGCGCAtgatcttggccttcttctggaCGTCACGCTTCCAGAAGAAGCGCACAAAGTGGACTGTGAGGTACTTGGGTAACCGAGAGATCTTGGAGGTCTTGGTGTAGGTCGCATCCCTCCCGAGAGCCTCTGATCgcttctccatcttctccttgagaCCGTTGGCGAGGCCATCCCTCAAATGCGCCGTCTGGCCGTCGATATGACAGTTGAGCTTCAAGAACTGATCCTTGGAATGGGTCGGCTCCTCGCCCGCttcggcagcggcagcgtcGTCGCATTCGAGTGTGCTGGACAGCTCTCCGCACATGTACTTGCCGATGAACGAGGCCTCGGCGGAAGAGCCTTCCCCGCCTTCCTTGATCTGGAGCTTCTGGTTCAACTGAGACACAATTTGCGACCAGGCCTCCTCAGCGTCTTGTTGGGCGTAGCCTGGTCCCTTCTTACTCTTCTCGGCGAACTGTGGGAACGTGGTGCGAAGGGCGCTCAAAAAGCCCAGTGGTGGCATTCCTTCCTGAGTTTTGGACATATCTCTGAACAGATTCCTCAGCTGGTAGGTGATATCAGCTCCcggcgtggtggtggtgagaccGAGCTGCGAACCACTGGGTGCGGCATTTCGGAACTCGTACTTTTCAAGCGACTCTTGAAGTTCGGGGATGGAGCGCAAAGCCTGAAGTGTCGAATTCAAATAACAGGTGTTGCCCAGGTTGATAAGGCCGGCCGGTGTGGCTCCAGCTTGCTGCGCTTGCTCCGCCTCGGTCATGTCCTCGAGGAACTTGACCTTCTCTGTTGGGCGCACGATAGcacctccgccctctcctggcgttcccatcatcatgataACCTGACCGGGCTTGAGGCCCAGCTTGCTCATGTCGGTATCATCCTTCAGCTGGCCACCCTTGACGAGGATCTTTTGACGGTCGGGTTCGACACCTGTGAGACTGAAGAGCTGGTACTTGAGCTCTTCGCCGGGAGCGGTAGTATCGACCTCGACATCGTACTTCTTGGGCCCGTGCTTGATAACCACTAACATGATCTATTAGTACCTACCCAAAGGTACACACAGGAATGAGGATGGAAGAACCGTCGTTGACTTACCGTTGACTGTCGCCATCCTGATGGATTGCTGGCGTTTGCAAGTATGTGAGGAAAGTCTGTCCAAATTCGAATGCAGAATAGACAACTGAAAGCCTCGAATTCTGAATGTTTTGCCCCCAAACCAAAGGCTCCCAAGGCAACCTTGAGATTCGTCACTTGGcttggaggttgtggagcGCGCGTGGAAGGCAAAGGAAAGGCGCGGGGTTGTCAGTGGTAACGACAGGGATTGCACCCACCGCCACAGCTGCAAAAcagggggttgctgggctgAAGAGTATTACGTAACCCAGCCAGCCGGGTGCTTTGGGCTACGTGCCTGTGCCGCCCCGCCCTGGCCCGCCTTACCACACGCAGCTCTCGACAAGCAAGGAGCTTGCCAAGGATACCCagagcgacgacgacggctcCAGGAGAGCATCAtccgccaacaccaccaccggatCACCAGGAAACAGTTACATTTGGAGGCTTCCTGTCAATACAGGCATCATGGTGAGCTCCTGAGGACGCCCAGAGCTTCCAGCATCCCAGACATCCAGAGTAGCCAAGCTGACATGCCGTATCCCTGAACAGTCGCAATCACTTCGACCGTATCTCCAGGCTGTCCGCAGCAGTCTGACCGCCGCTCTCTGCTTGTCCAACTTCGCGTCCCAAACCGCCGAAAGACACAATGTTCCCGAAGTCGAGGCCCGAACATCACCTGAGGTTCTCTTGACGCCCCTGACGATTGCGCGCAACGAGAACGAGCGGGTACTCATTGAGCCCAGCATCAACAGTATTCGTATCAGcatcaagatcaagcagGCCGACGAAATTGAACACATTCTTGTCCACAAGTTTACAAGATTCTTGACGCAACGCGCCGAGTCATTCTTCattttgaggaggaagccCATCAAGGTATGAGGGACCGCTGGGTCAACCTAGATGCCCACCTTCCTCGCTTTGGCTGTCTTGGGACATCTTTCTGTGACTGACGCGTGTGTCTGCATCACAGGGCTATGACATTTCATTTTTGATAACCAACTTCCACACGGAGGAAATGCTCAAGCACAAGCTGGTTGATTTCATCATCCAGTTtatggaggaggttgacaaaGAGATTTCAGAGATGAAGTTGTTTGTATGTTCCAGTTACTACTCTCTTATATCGAGGACCACGCTAACCATTGCCATCAGTTGAATGCGCGGGCTCGTTTCGTAGCGGAATCTTTCCTCACTCCAGTACGTCAAGccgcccccctttccaatGTCTTGGCATACCCTGACCGCCATTGTACAGTTCGACTGAGCGAACCCGCTTTTACACTACCTCACTTATATTATTTTGCATGCAATTGAACAGCTTTCCCTGATGTCACTATCCTCCTTGTCGCTTTTATGGCTTCAGACCATCATGCTTGGCGTTTCTGGAGAAAAGAAGTTTGTAAGCGAGCCATTTCACGACTGTTACTATCCACGACACTTGTCATGGGTTCTTGCCGGTCTTTGGTCTAGAAATAAAGTCTGGGTTTTACAGAAGTCTCTCCCAATTTTCTCTGCGTTCCATCAGCCCAAACTATCCCCGTTACGCCATCCGCGGGCCGGGCCAGATGATGGCTGTGTTGATGGTCACACTACTGCGTACTTATGTTATCAGAGTTGGGTTATTGCCTCGACTCTCGGCCACCATTCAAAGCCCTCGACATCCAAGGGTGTTGCATGTTACCTTGTTCGGCGTGAAGTGTGGACTTGGTTGGATCCGTGACCGCCTGGCCTTTGATTCCGTCTGAAATCCCGTCCTGTGTCAAGAATTTGGCAGGCGCGTTGCCAATTCTTTTGTTCAGATCGAGGCCAAGGACGTTTCATCTGAAGAGAAATCTGGTTCTTGCAGAGCACCTGGGAGTTCTAGGTGGGGAGATAGCTCAATCCTGCTCTGCCGTTCTGGTAATTCCATTCAACAGATTTACTCCTTAAGCTCTTCAATTTTCTGTTCTCAGTTGAAACATCGATATCCCGATATCTTCGTTTCCTGCTGTTCTCTCGGAGCCAGCAAGATCATCACGCTCTCCGCCTTCTCAACCAGCTTTCGGAGTCTTCGAGGTCTCGTCACCATTCCCAACGTTCACATCCGTCTGGAGCTCAGGTAAGTCTGTTTGCTCTTGGTATTTTTCGGTTTGATATTCGCAATCCTCCCCTCTGCCGTCGATCACATCACCCTTTTCAGCCAGTGTCCAACTTGTGCCAGCCTCCCCTATTGTGTCTCGAGGACAATAGCCTCACTCGAGGACAATAGCCTCACTCGAGGACAATAGCCTCACTCGACGACAATAGCCTcactcgacgacaacaaTTGCTGCGAAGGGCTCTTGCCCCACAGAGCAAACAATAGgtctcccccatctcaatcaccccaaaccccctcgcAAGTTCTTTCGAATTCCTGAGGCACAAATGAATATTTAATCTAAGCCCTGAAGAACTTCCAcgcctttctttcttcccccGGAAACAATATTCTCCCCCAAGCTTGCTCTCTCCCTGCAACACTCCGAGCTACCTCATTCTCTAATATCTTCCTGGCATCCAGCAGCCAACCAACTACCCGCAACTGCCACCTCCCAAGGTATTTATTCCTGAAAACTCTGCAGacccttctttctctctccccttcccaccccacaATTATCTCTCTTATCTTCCCATCCCACAActtcctctctcctcttcccactccaaaacctttctctttctctcaacCAAACACGTTGTGCCTCTCAGGTCGTCAATTGCCAACTCTCAAGAACTCGTTGCCACGCCGACCATCAAGAGGTACTTGTCGCCGACAATCAGGGGCTACCCGTCGTCGACTACATCTGTAAGTAAACATCTCCAGCCGCTCCTCTCCAGCCGCGATCTGCGAGTCGCAGCCGCGAGCTCCGCTTTCCCCGGATTCATCCCCGTGAGGCGACATCATTGACGGTCTACTTCTATTCCGGAAGCTCAACTCCCTTCTTCAAAGTCCGCACTCCTCCATTTCAACTCCCACTGCTCACATTTCCaccgtcctcttcctttccCGTTCGACTTGCGACCTCAAAAGTTGCTCTTTTCACCGGCATACTCACTTTCTTTgctttccttcttttcccatCAACTTGCGACCTCAAGGCTCGCTTTTTTTTCACCAACATTATCACATTCTTTGCTTTGCTTTATTGCTACCCATGCTCGCGCATCATGACGCCCGATTACTTGTTTGAGCACTGACATGAGAAAAGGCTACCGGAGAAAGTCCTCGGCCAAGCAACCGAAGATGAACTTCGCTGGACGTGGTCGCTCGACCGTGAGCACCAACGGCTCTAACAAGAGTCAGTCTTCTGTCACCAGCTCTGGAAAGAGCCGTGAGCATACAGGCGGTGTGTCCCTTCGTGAGCATGCTGAGGATCATGAGCAGCACACTGGCAGTGCCTCTCTTCACGAGGACACTGAGCGCACGACTGGGACCTCTCTCGCCGACAACAAGGAACCCGAGGGCGGCGTCTCTCTCAAGCACTTCGCCAACGACGCCTCCAatgacaagaagaacagcGGTGTCAATATGAGCGCGCGCAACGACTCTGACCAGGCGTCTTTGTCTTCAGTGAGAACTGCCAGTGCCTTTTCCCACCGCCACAAGGCTATGTCAGTCTCCGGCCAGAACATGGGCCACAACATGGAGACCTTTCAGGTATGTTTTCGTGACCGTTTGCTATCTCACAACGGCTAACAGGTCCCATCAGGAGAGCCACACCCCGGTCCGTCACGTCGGGTTGAAGTCTCCGATGGCTCCTCGTGTCTTCAATGGCTTCAGCAGAGGCACGGGACAGCGCTCTCTGCTCACTAGTCAGCACCTTGCCAGCGCGCAGCTCTGTACATCTCAACTCGGCCAGAGCACTTCTGCTCCCACTTTGCCATTTCTCGCCGTAGGACCTCCGACTCTCTTGTCTTGGTCACATCAGCTAACAATGAGCAGTCCCCACCCCAGCCTTCCATGGCCAAACCAGGTATGCCGCCCGGTGTCGTGAATGGCTCTTTCCGTATCCCTATGCCCTCTGCCTTCCTGGGATTCATTCATCATCCGATGGTGCCCGGTggtgttcctcctcctacaCCACTCGGGACGCCTTGTGGCGAGTCTTCCACATTTTCTGCCGTTGTTGtcatttttttcttgttcttctgtGCCCATGTGCTGACTGTCTTCTCCAATCCCAGGTCTCACGAGCAATGCTGCCACGAACAACGCCGCTGCACCCCCAGCTCAGACTTCTCAGACAGGCCTCACTCCTAGCGCCAATTTTGTCCACCCTGCTGCCCATGGAAGCCACGTTACTTATAACACCGGACCTATCTACAGCGGAATGGTTCCGCCTCCTGCTGGACTCGACAACGCCACCCCTCAGAGTCACTTCCCTGATCACAGCAACGCTAGGCCTGTTCACGCTGGCAATGGCTCTGCTGCCTTCAAGCACGACAACCCTCAAAGCCACCCGTCTGTTTACAACAACGTTGGACCTGTGCCTGCCGGCAATGGCTCCCAGGGCCTGTCTTCTCAGGTCAACCATCAATTCGGTCCCAACAGCGGCGCGATACCTGCTCAAGAAAGCTACGTTGGCCGCAAGAACAATGTCGACACCCCTCATCGCGGTCATCAGGTTGGTCAGAACAACCACATGGCgaacctcaacaacagcaacatgggACCTCCCCGAGGCGACAATAACCTTGCCCAGAACAACAGCACGGGTGTGCCTGGCCATAGCAATGCTGCTGCCCCAACTCCATCCAATGCCGGCACAACACTTCAGGCCTATTTCAATCCTGTCACAGGCCAGAC is drawn from Podospora pseudocomata strain CBS 415.72m chromosome 1 map unlocalized CBS415.72m_1, whole genome shotgun sequence and contains these coding sequences:
- a CDS encoding uncharacterized protein (COG:H; EggNog:ENOG503P43S) codes for the protein MADHPHTHGSHHGHSHGHSHDHGRSHAHGHGETQNREYFNQQASSYDSKHEKTLDKLVEEIRKRIDFIGVEWADEETSGDEEEKKDNNREKKEVREVRLLDYACGTGLGESALTPYTTQCVGIDLSENMVATYNAKAANQGLTPEEMHAHVGNLCLPTDSPSYPTQTQLFSSSDFFSFDLAAICLGFHHFDDPPLAARRLVERLRPGSGVLMILDFLPHEKMDASHPASGTVIHHGFSKEQIQKIFEDAGAGEHFAFEELAVVFNKAAGTREEMKRKIFMARGTRRAE
- the UBP6 gene encoding deubiquitinating enzyme (COG:O; MEROPS:MER0004316; EggNog:ENOG503NUIQ; BUSCO:EOG09263BGW); this translates as MLSWSRRRRSGYPWQAPCLSRAACGKAGQGGAAQARSPKHPAGWQPPVLQLWRWVQSLSLPLTTPRLSFAFHARSTTSKPSDESQGCLGSLWFGGKTFRIRGFQLSILHSNLDRLSSHTCKRQQSIRMATVNVVIKHGPKKYDVEVDTTAPGEELKYQLFSLTGVEPDRQKILVKGGQLKDDTDMSKLGLKPGQVIMMMGTPGEGGGAIVRPTEKVKFLEDMTEAEQAQQAGATPAGLINLGNTCYLNSTLQALRSIPELQESLEKYEFRNAAPSGSQLGLTTTTPGADITYQLRNLFRDMSKTQEGMPPLGFLSALRTTFPQFAEKSKKGPGYAQQDAEEAWSQIVSQLNQKLQIKEGGEGSSAEASFIGKYMCGELSSTLECDDAAAAEAGEEPTHSKDQFLKLNCHIDGQTAHLRDGLANGLKEKMEKRSEALGRDATYTKTSKISRLPKYLTVHFVRFFWKRDVQKKAKIMRKVTFPHELDVVEFCTDDLRKALVPVRDKVREVRKEEEDVERARKRRKRNPVEDQTPEEKKEQEKKEKGKKPSTSADGDVEMGESFKTDAEFEAEKDAALLAAKKELNSLIDPELRKDDGANQSGIYELRGVVTHQGASADSGHYTAYIKKAGPKDPVTGKVGPEDGKWWWFNDDKVTEVTSDKIDALAGGGESHSALICLYKAIPLPTAEGVME
- the ARC19 gene encoding Arp complex subunit (COG:Z; BUSCO:EOG09265CCT; EggNog:ENOG503NY5W), whose translation is MSQSLRPYLQAVRSSLTAALCLSNFASQTAERHNVPEVEARTSPEVLLTPLTIARNENERVLIEPSINSIRISIKIKQADEIEHILVHKFTRFLTQRAESFFILRRKPIKGYDISFLITNFHTEEMLKHKLVDFIIQFMEEVDKEISEMKLFLNARARFVAESFLTPFD